The genomic stretch TGACTTCAGGAGCCTGGAGGGCACGCGCTCTCACCCACTTCCTGGCACCGACCGCTGGCACCCAGGAGTTCCCAGAGAGAACCGGAAGACCATTCTGGAAAACTCCGGGGGACCCCAACTGTGGATTCCGACCAGGGGGTTTCTACATGGCCGCGGCGCGGCTCACGCACTGACCCGGACCGGGCGCGGGCGCTTACTTCTGGCCTCTTTGAAGAGCTGCAGGGCCTCCGGGTCCACCTTCCTCCGGCCCCGGGCCTCCGGGCCCAGGGACTCCCACCGCACCAGGCTCAGGTCGGCCCCGAAGTCCACGAGCAGCCGCACGAAGGCCGCCTCGCAGCCGTGCCGCAGGACGGCGTCCATGACGCAGCCGGGCGCGCCCCGGGGGAAGCCCTGCGTGCTGACGGGCCCGCTGCAGTTGAAGTCGGGGTCAGCGCCGGCCTGCAGCAGCAGCCGGAAGCACTGCAGGTTGTGGTAGGCCGCGCTGATGTACAGGGGGCAGACCACCAGGGAGGTGAGGCGCCGGGAGAAGGGGGGCCGGATGTCGGGGACCACGTGGTGGTTGATGTCCACGTCCGCGCCGTACCTGCGGGGGCACAGGGTTAGCGGTCAGGCCTGGAAGGGGACCCGCGGAGCGCGGCAGGCCGTCCAGCCGGCAGGCAGCAGGGGTCGGGACCCGCGGCCCACGCGCGGAGCCCGGGAGGGGCTCTCCCAGACCCTTCCGGACCCGACGCCCCGCGCCACCGAGACTCCTGGAAGGAAAACCTCCAAATCCATCTCACGAGATCGCCAGACCAGCAACCCCAAAACCCGACGGAGGCCACACACACCATAAGGAAAAACGACCGACCAACTGCACTTCAGCACACCCACTCGGCCCCCCACGGAACGTCAGCAGCGAGAACCCAGTCCCTGGGGGcgtgcccagcccccacccccggggccacTGCGGGAATGGAGGGGCCGCCCCGACACCAGGGACTCTGcgagcgccccgccccccccccccccccccggttgcAGGCAGGGGTCTGAGGATCTCGAACGCAGGCGTGTGACGGAACCCAGTGCTCGCGCTCGTTTAAAAACGC from Phyllostomus discolor isolate MPI-MPIP mPhyDis1 chromosome 4, mPhyDis1.pri.v3, whole genome shotgun sequence encodes the following:
- the ASB1 gene encoding ankyrin repeat and SOCS box protein 1 isoform X2 gives rise to the protein MAEGGGPDGRAGPGPAGPNLKEWLREQFCDHPLERCEDTRLHDAAYVGDLQTLRSLLQEEGYRRYGADVDINHHVVPDIRPPFSRRLTSLVVCPLYISAAYHNLQCFRLLLQAGADPDFNCSGPVSTQGFPRGAPGCVMDAVLRHGCEAAFVRLLVDFGADLSLVRWESLGPEARGRRKVDPEALQLFKEARSVPRALLNLCRVAVRRALGKHRLHRIPSLPLPAPIKKFLLYE